A window of Salvia splendens isolate huo1 chromosome 8, SspV2, whole genome shotgun sequence genomic DNA:
actcCGTGCTCTCTTTGTCCCACAAATGATGACACCTTTTCCTTTTTGAAAAGAGCTTCAcctcatattaatataaatatattattttctctctcctctaacacataaaacatctcctaaaatctaaTGTCATTTTCCAAGTATGTCATTTAttatgaaacggagggagtatttatttcgTTTAGCCTGAGTTCTAGTACAACATAAAATGAACAATAATTTAAGAAAGAGATGGAATACTAAATTTCAAAAGATTGAAagaataaatatttgaaaactTGATGAGAACTCACTTATTTTTAATCAAATCCCATGGACGTCAGGTTATTTTCgtgaattattcaatttaaggtcaatttggttgaatttgcGGATTAATTCACTTTTGGATGCGCACTGCACACGCATACATTTCAAAATGCCTTCACCTTAAATTCAGCACTCGTCACGTGAACTAAAACACTAGGGTGTTTAGGCCCTCAATAGTTACAAGTGTTAGAAGGTGTCTACATGCTTTTGTTCAGCATAAAACTTCTACAAATAACAAACGAGAAGGTGTATATGAAGGAACAAATGCTAAATGAAAATATGCACGAATCAAACGGTTATATCAGAACATATAGATATAAACAAACAAGAGCGATATTGACAACGCAAtcaaatgatatttctgacaaAGAAAAGCAAAACAAAACTGTAGTAGAAAACAATGAAGGAGAAGCCGTTTATATAGTTTATGTTAAAGCCTGAGGGTCGAGAACCACTTGTTACCAGAAACTTCATATATTGAAAACATAATCCTACTACATTAACAATTCATCATAGAAGGTACATCAACAGATGCGAAGGATTATACATATTCAAACACTAAAAATTCCTCTATATCCACTCAgaagaataaaaattaatgatCCTAAACAGGCCAAACATATGGGGCAGACAATAGTAGATTAATCATAAGGAACCCTAACATTGACATGAATCTCTCTTCTACTTAAAAATTAGCTACTCAATTCCTTTCCCGACTAAAGAATCTTCTTCAGCCATCAACAAGAAGAAATACCATATTGTTCAGCTGCTCAGCGCTCAACCCTGCCAAGGATTGCACAACAACTCAGTCCGCACTAGCTATACATATCTGCATAATTGCCAGAAAATCACAGCTCGGAAAAATCAAGGACAAAAGTATACCAAATGTAGATAGATGGTAATACAAACAATTAGATGTTTTCCCCCGAGAATATGCACAATGCAATAGCCATAATCACAATCTGAAATTGTTCCTAATTATACATCCACTTTTAACATATAATACCAGAAGCCAAACAAGCAAGGGCAGATATATTAAAACAAGTTGTGCTGAGACGTAAATGACATACTCAATTCCAGAGCTAAAGGGTTCATAAGTCATAACTCAACAGGTTACCATTTCAATCATAGTACTGAACCTACAGTATCCCATCCAGCATGAAATGGCACAGACATAAAATACAGAACAAAGAAGCAAGGACAAAAAACATTGTTCAAACAATATATTTTATTGATCTAAATATTTAATCTTTCAGAGACATTCAAAACAAATGTTACGTAGTGACAACAAAGAATGAAGCACAGTGCAACACTAAATTGAAATTAGCATCATTAGTCTATAATGATGTATTCAACTAAATGTTACTCCGTACCAACTAAGAAAGTTCATCAGCCATCAAAGCTAAATCCAGACTCCCTCCCAAAGAATATTGTAAGATGGAATTAAATGCCCTACATCTTGCAACTAGCATTTATAGTCCATCAACCCCAAAAACTGATGATTCATCATATCTCAAAAATGCACACATAATCCTTTAGAGGCCAAAACATGCTTTAATGTTCAAGAGCAATCTTTTGGAAGGGAGTTTCCAGCACGATGACTTGAGCAATTTCTAGTTTCCTCGATAATCCTAATATCAACAAGATACACCGCTGGCTCACATAACAAAATGTGCCAACCAATTCTCATGCATAACTAAAACAAAAGACATGCTAGCTATCAACAACTAAAGACTTCAGATTGCAGGTTCGTTCCCATCTACCTACATGATCAGAGGAAAACCAGAATCACCAAGGTAATACGAGCCGCAACCTGAACGGACTTATTCTTAATTGATGCCAAAGTATGCAATTTCATTTATATACTCAGCTAAGTAAGAAAAGAGAAAAGGTACACATAGAAGTAAAAAGGCACAAATTGGTAGAAAATTAACTAAATCACGATGTATAGCAATTATACCATCAGAAGATCCAGGTCGTTTTGCCCGCTTGACCTTCTCTAACTGGACCTGTGTATCCATAAACAACTGCATCCTTTGAACCTCCAAATCTTTAGCAAACTGCATCCTTTGCTTTTCCAACTCCACCAGCTGTCTCTGCTTCATACCCTCTACCTTCTCAAAAATTTCCCCAAACTTCTCTATAGCCTTGGCCAGTCTCCTCGTCCCTTCTTGCCCtacctcttcctcctcttcagCACCATCCTCGCTGCCCTCCACCTCATCACCCTCCAACTCATCCTCATCATCAGCTTCATCGTCAGCTGCAGCAGCTGCAGCAGCCATTGCTGAGTAGTTTTTCCTAAAGAACGATTTGTCCATAGCCGGAGACAGCATCGGACGCTTTTGCAGACTAATCGGCGTCACCATTGCAGGAGACATCGGTTTGCGATAGGATAACGGCACAGCCAGCGGCGGAGCAGGAAGAGACAACGGCGGCGAAGATTGAGCCGACGAAATCGGAACGGCGGAGGTGATCACCTTACTCTGCAGGTGCTTGTTGAAATTAGATCCGATCAAGTGGTCCAGAGTGGAGAAAAACGGCCAGGACGACGTTAGGGCTCCGTTAGATTCAGCGATCCTGGTCCTCTCGGTCTTGTACTTCTTCTTCAGAGTATCGATCCGGTTCTTACACTGCACATCGGTGCGGCGCGTCTTCTTCGTATGGCCGTGGAGCGCGTTGACCGCATTGGCCACCTCCTGCCAATCCTTCTGGCGGAGGTTACCTCGGTTGAGCTCGAGGTAACGCTGCCCCCAGGTATCAACGAGCGTGGAAGTGGCCTCCTCCGTCCAGCAGTCCTCGCGGAATGGGCCCTGGCGCGGCGGCTGAGGAGTGGAAGATTCCGTCAAATCGCCCATGGGTAGACGAGGCTAGCAAATCCAATTGAGCGTCGAGATCTGAGAGAGGAAGGAATCGGAAAAGGAGAGGCGGCGGGAGGGGAAGGGGAGAGATGATGATATGGAATTGGTTTGGGGTAAAAAGGAGAGGGATAGGGCCGACTGGTGAGGGGGTATCGGCATCGGCGGGGGGGAGCGCGTGAGAACGACGGTCACGCGAATTCGGCCGAAATGTCATTGGTAACTGCGTCACGTAACGTCTGTGGGTTAGCGATGATTGATTTGATTGGATtggatttgaatttgaattttttggtgaaTGTTTTTGTCTGTGAAATTAAACAACAAATGGTTTGGGCTTATTTTAGGCGGAAAATTAGAGGGAGAAGACGCACGGGGTGAATGGGCCGATGACGAGGAGCGTGGGTTTGGAATTGTCCGGTCATGCAATTGCCGTGTGCTCTTCCGTAATGACGTTTTTGCCCTCCCGGCTCCATTCTTACCTGCCGACGACTAGGgtttcttttttcatttattgtaaCCAACGAACTTatactaatttatttatctttcaatgCAATTGCCGCTTAATTTTGTGAGGTCGGAATATTAACACTAATGCTACTTATTTATCTCAAGGGCTGACTTTATCTTCACAATATTCGATTAtactattccctccgttccacgttacttgagacgtttcttttcgttACAAGATTTAAGATAGTTGTActtaatgagttaaataaagtaaaataaagtagaaggggaaataaagtaagagagatgagaaaaagtaaaataaaagaaagaataaagtagatgtggttagatgttttgttttttttgctaaaaagagaaatgacttaagtaacttgggacaacccaaaaatgaTTACGACTCGAGTAacttgagacggagggagtactagtaaaATTTACCAATCATTTGAAAGAGATTAATCTATAATCTAATAATGATCAGATTAAAACTATGTAGGTACGAGGTAGCCGACCATATAATATCcttttgtaaattttaaatatgttAATAGTTATATTAATGTTCAAGTTATTTCACagtattattttctatttattcattttattccAATTTAAGATGTCCTAATCATAAGAAAATTGTATACTTTTAAAAcgaattaaatatttttctaaatTACTAATAAATCATATTAGGCCCAGGTATTcaatttatttccattttccatCTCAAACACGTGGTTTGACAAAGTAAGAGACGTTATATAATTCCACTGCTCCATGATTGGGGTTGGAGAAATTAACACGAAGTATTCAAcgaatttatataaataaaatacaactgcACTTACTGACACATAATGTATTTAGTAAGTTTATTGAATAAGTGACAAacaatttttagtttttctttctcagtttgtattctttttttttttcctataatAAGTTAATAAGAATAAGGCGAAATAGAATGCGGATGACCGATATCTCTAATGGCATAATATTGGTAGATTTAAACACTACAATTCCATATCTTAGTAGTGTTCACGTAGAAATTTGCACTAGACAAATATTTTTCGTGaacaaactttaaaaaaaaagacaatCTCATTCAGCTGAAGTTTCAAGCAAgtacattattttaattatagagGCGTGGGATGACTTTCAAATAATACAAAAGAATATGGAACAATTACAATGTTCTTTTAGTCCTGTCAATGTATCCAATCAATAGTGGTAAGTAACTCAAAAGGGGGCCATCACCTTCATAAAAGACTACTGCAAAAAAGAATGGAATATGAAGTTAAGTGTATAGGTGAAGCTGCAATTATTTATTCCTTACTTTtagttggagttttattttTGAGGATAATGGAAGAGAGTTGACGTGACAATTAAAGCACATGAAATATATAGAATGCGAACGACACGGCCCTAATGGCTATGCCTAATCCACAACCATATTCTCATTTTAAGTGCACGGATAAGTCCTACTACATAATTTGACAAAACAATAATTTTCATCATTTGATCTATTTGTGGTCAATTGATTGAGATCCCAATTATCCTACGTCTAATTAGATCCACTATATCTACATACATATTCTTTTGTTGTGTCATATAGAGAAAATTAAAGTTAcatatatgaattttatgtttgGGGCACTCTAGTTAAGTGTAAAAGATATTATACAATAGTGTGTAAAAGGATTAATGAAATGTGTAGGTATATGTTGTGTGGGGTCGCGCAATCGACATTTATGCTATTTTGGTGGATCATGTATTCAAGATTATAATGTAAATGATGTATATATTTCAAATAGAGAATTAAGAATGTATACATACATTGAAGAAAGGTCCAATTAAAATTCTTTTTATGTTGATAACTAAAATCCAATATTAGAGTAGACTGCAAAAAATACGGATAATTTGTGTTTCCATATATATACCACAAACGCTCTAAAAAGTAATGTCGTTCTTGGTGTCCCGATCAAAATAGGAACACAAATAAAAGCGTCctacaaaatcaaaaaattaagataatttaTTTTCAACTTAAGGACGCTTTCTTTTATATCCTAAATTATGATCATTTAAAATTTTTCCAGCATAAGTAATTGCATCTCTATTTTTGTGACTTATTGTAATGCATTATATTCATACAGATGATTATTTTCACACagtataaaatttttatatacaataatatttttaatttatggtGACGGATGTGGACGATATTGTCAATGACTCAATATATCCATGGATGATTTCTTCgtggtaatttcatcataattgtgtcatagtataatttaattttcatgaCCATTCCTACTGGATAAGCATGAAGTGTTTTGAACAATTTACTTGGAGACTCTATAACTAATAATGGTATGTTTcgattttcaaatcttgataaTGTAGGTTTTGTGATAAAGAATGATGCCTTTATTCGATGTATATGAAACATATGTGGTGATATGATAGATGTTAGAGTAGGTACAGTCGTCATCCACATATTGTATTCCAAATGCAAATGGTTGAAGTTGGCTAACTCAAAAAGTGTTTGCTATAATATTCTTAAACAGATGTGGTTTGTTGGAGTACTATGATTTCAGGTAGCTATCTATCAATGGTTGCTTTTAAATCTTTCACAAACGAAAATAAACGAAATAAATAATGCTCACGGAAAATCATGTAGACACTTTTCGGTTAATTAATGCAATTCTTTCTAATTAAACTTACTAATATTGTGGTGTGTGTTAGGCCAATTATATTAATCTTGTAATATTATGTCATTGTAAAGTGAGATATATCTTGTAAGGAAAATGCAATGATCAATTAAGGGAAAATGTAATACTCCTTATAAACTATATACTCTACGTTCAAAGTAAAGATTAATAATGttttataaactaaaaaggtAACACTTTAATTAAAAGCGTAATAAGTTCTTTTCTAGGGAGTACCTTTTTAACTGTTCTAGCTACTTTTAACTATACTTATTGACAAAAGTATCATTAGATTTCAATTAGTAAATAATGCTTCTCAACTAATCCTCGTGTTTTATGGAGCAATAATTTACACACATGATACCATCTCACACGATAATTTGAGCAAATGATATACTAGCATTGCTTTTGGACTAATTTCATTTACAATACCAACATATTATTCAAACTATAGAATATGATATAACATGTAAAGTAGGCCAATCCTCTCTGATTATAATTAATACTTTTGTCCTTAACTATTCCAACCGACATCACTACCTTCAAAAATCATTctgttcattaatttttttttcttttatgtatATGTGCACTACAAATATTGTGAGGCAGCTACAACCAGAAAACATGGAAACCGATTTgatcacttatatatataaccATCACACAAACTTAAGTAATTAATTTGTCACAAAACGAAATTAAACACAGTTGCAACAACTCCACTATCAACTGTAGAAGTGGGTTCGCTTTCAAATTTCCAGTCAATCTTATCTATATATATTGTTTTATCTAATTACTGCTCTAATCCACATAAATTTAATTCTTGAAATTTATTCTTTAACTAATTAACCTTATTTTCTTCCTTGAATGCTCATACAAAAACAGTagcaaaatataaaaacaagaaattaagGGTTACAGCCAATACTAGTATTGAGTTGAGAAACCCTAGTAAATAATCTGACGAAGTAaaaactatataaaaaaaagaaaataaaataaattactaggCATCAGATCCTCCCTCAGAAATGCTATCTAAATGCGGTCTCCAAACACGGCCGCGGCCTCGCCGGCGATCTCTCTGCGACGAAACCTTCTCCGACAAAATCTCGCTCAAATAACGATCGGAGACAAGTAGGTCAGTGACGgagttagtattagtattacCGTCGGTTTTGGAAGCTCCGTTGGTTCTAGAAGCTtggctcttcttcttcttcttgggctgcggcggcggcgggaggGGCATGAGGAAGTAAATCTTGCCGCGCTGGAGCTGCGCGTCGGGTGGAACTACGATTATTTTGGGGCACATGCCGTCCGCCGCCGACGGAGACGACGGCTTCTTTAGGACGTGTTTGGGGTGCAGTTTCATGATCTCTGCGGCCGTCACCGCGCCGCTGATTTCCTCCACGTGCCCGTTGGTGTGCACTATGCGGATCACGTCGAGGGCCCCGCACGGCAGAATGCACGAAATGCAGCACCTTATGCTGTTTTTCATGGCTCAAAACTCTTTTTCCTATTATttttgagagagagggagatttgaggagaggaagaggaagatgaagaGAAGCTTCTTTTCTCTTTGTTCTCTTCTTCTCTTAATATttgaagagaaagagagagagagagagaatgctGGTGGGTATCAATCACTTCAGTTGAATATAGTAGTTGTTGTTTTTTTCATGCAAGTTTCTATTATATGCTTTTGGACCtttctttttattcattttccaCTTAATTATTTCTGTTGGCGAATTAGTATTtgttttactaaaaatattacgtggcatatatatagtagtattggAATGTAGTATTTTATTTGGTGACTTGTGATGGATTGGAATGTGAAAAAACTCTTGCCATGATTTAATGTGTGTTGTACTTTGCCTTTTAGATCTATCATTCACCCCTTGCCATCCTCCCATCACTGAGTTCAATAATTTGGGTTGGGTGTGAGGGGTTGGTTGCTTATGGGCACACACATGTTTGTCCATGATTGGTTTTTCCAAGTCATCCGACTGGCCGCGGGTTCTAGTACATGTGGCGAAATCAAAACGTGACACATGTCAATATTTAGATGATTTTGCTAAGTTGCTAGTGTGTACCAATCCAAGCAATTAGTGGAAAGTAGGGTCATTGATGAGGAGGGGAGTGGAGAAGTTCAATTCTCTTAATGGTGTATAGATTGGGGATGGAGAAATTAGGATATGAAATCAAAATATGGGACACATAGTTGTGGTGTATTGGGTATAGAGATCTTCTTTTGAGAGGATTTGTGATCTTCCAATATCCCCAAGCAAGAAAAGGTCATGTGGATTGTGGGTTTCACTGAAAAGTGAGGGATATGATAACCTTTATTTAGCTTTGGGAAGTGCTAATTAACTTTGACTTGTGTGATACATGCTTGTCTTATTAACCCAATATATACACATGGTGAACTTTTCcatagttttaattttaatccaAGATCCATTTTTTATCTTTGGTAGAACACAAAATTACCGGTATCATTTTCTTTCAGATATAAATAAGCTTTATCTTTTCAATTTAACATCATATAACGAAATTCAAAAGCAATATGGTGACTCGaggaatattatttttttgtatatttattacTCATATCCAAAGAATTCAGTTAGACAGATTAATGCATCTCACCCCTGTTGGCCAACTACAAAAAGAAAAGGTCTCTTCCCAAGAAAAAAAGGGAAATTGAAGAAATtagataaaattgaaatttatatgatttgattaattaaatttgtgggTATATATATAGTCTAATGGAGTTGGATTGGAGGACCCCATATATCATTTAATAGTAGAGATGTAGATGTTAGTGGGCAGCATGTGAAGGATGGAGAAGAGGGTCCATTTTGGAGGGTGTCGTGCTCCATTCAAATCTTAATCTCCCCTAAATCACAAAATCCAAACTAAATGATTAGGTTTAAGAAAACTAGCAATGGCTAATTATGCTTATATCATGATAATCTTGATGGCTATGGGATTCTTTTTGAGGAGGTCATGTCGTGGGCTGTCTGAATATGGtatctctctcttcatcaaTTATAGAGAGAAAGAAGTCTGACACCAAGAAGCTGTAACAAACAAGGAATTTTACTGACACTTTTtcttctcattatttttatggttgccgttttcattatttttcttttcttgttttttcATCAGAAAATTCTATCTGATCATGATCAcgatcacaatcacaatcataAATCTGTTTGGCTCTGTTGCCCAACTGCACCAACTCTTTTGACATATTCTCAAAAAATTAAGTGCATACGTTCTAAGGAAATATATCCAAGACCAAATAAATGCTGACCAGACATCAAAACCCTAATTGTTAATTACTATGTTTATAATTATGGGTACTTAATCGTACACTTGTCCTTggctaaaaaaaaatttaacgtTATTTTATTCATATGGATAGGAATAAATAAATTGAGATATAGGACCCTtcaatatttttgttaaaattatAGGAGCATATAATTCTTATAAAATATAGCAAGTGGGATTTGTAGAGGGGGGACATGGGCATGGGGGCTTCCTTTTCCTTTAGAACAATGCACTATGCACCTCTTTCTTGTAAACTTGGGGCATGACAGTTTGTTTTCTCAACAAATTACATTGAAATCTCTGCAAATgatgtttgttttgatttaaTGAAAATTGACTAGTTCTTTCACATGGGTGGAATGAACTTCACGAGATGTGGATCGTGTTAGTACCTATGCAGTACAAATATTTGTGAATGAGATGACACCACTTCTACAGTTCTTCTACATAAAATTGTGGAACCTATATGCCAAGTGTGACAAAAATATGTTTAAATATAGTAAGATCTCATTATGGCCACTTGAAACGGACACTAGTCGATTTAAGGGGAGTAAGTTGTGATGGATATATTTCAAGTAAGTGGGGTTTCGAATAATGGAATGAGAAGTGTGGTAACAAATGTATAATTCTTGTTCAATAGTTATACTGACAAAAGAATTCCCCAGCCTAGGGTGGGCACATTTTCTGTATGATAACTGATAAGCTTAGGCTGGTCATGAATCATGATTCACGAGCCACCACCAAAAGGGCTGCTACATTTTGGCCTCGATGTTCTCAACTagtaatagtaaaaaaaaaagaaaaattaaattggAAATGAACTAATCACCCTGTAAATAGAAAGTTCAAAATTCCACaagaaaatggaaaatggaCTTTAAATGGTACTCTTAGTGTTAATATATTAGTATTTGTATTCTGTCCCACTGGGCGTGccttattagaaatgggccactcgcCCCTTAGAAATGCCCATTTCTAATACTTAGTATATTAGTATTACTGCCCAATAGTTGTCTGAACATAAGCCCAGGAATTTGCAGAAGTTCTAGCCAAAGGAGCAGACGAGCAGTATTTTCATGTTCTGTTTTAGAAGCAACCTGATAACAATCCAATTACAAGTAAGCAACGAGACAATGTTACGCAAGCAGTTTGCTCTATTTCATTCCATACAATTGCATCCGATCATAGTCTACATCCGTAGTACAAAATCTTGCTAATTATCGGCCCATATTTGCAATACTTGTTTTCAACAACGCCCATCTAACACCTTGTATGTTCAATTATTGCACAGAAGGGCAATAGTAATATGTATTCCTCGAAAGATATGAATAAGAGTCACATACTAGCACAATAAGAGCTCGCATTCTTGCAGGCGTGACAGAATCTCCTGACAGCTTGGTCGTTCATCTGGTTCAGCCCAGCAGTCTGAATAAGGCAGAAAATAATTAGGTTTGTATTTCTCCCAAAGGAACACAGAATGTATAAGAATACATCATAACTTAATCTTAAAGTACTACCTGATATCAGCTTGCCTAGAGGACCTTCTGGGATTTCAAGTGTCTGCCTGTCGTGGCCAACAGCATAAACTACCTGCTCGTCAAGACAACATCAAATGTACATCATGTGACCCTCTTAGGCTTGCTATGGAAGAATGGGAGTTTTGTTTGTGCGGTAGTTGCTGTTTGCTGAGGCTTACCTGTACAGATGGTATGCCTTCCCATGGTCTTTTGAGTGTGCAGAGCTCCCACATTATGACGCCCAAGCTGAAGATATCGCATTTTTCTGTGAATGGCTCATTGCGAATGAGTTCCGGTGCCATCCATTCTGGCGTTCCAGCTGAAGAAGAATCTTTCATGGGCCTGGTGATCAGTTTCCGCGAAAGTCCAAAATCACATATCTTCACCACCCAATGCTTGTTCACAAGGCAATTTGCACTTTTCAGATCACGGTGTACCACATTCATTCGATGGATGCTTGTTAATCCCCTACATACCCCGGGAAAGAATGGACCAGAATTAGTGGCAAAAGGAAGAATCTAGTGAATCCGACCATAAACCAAAAATCATATTGTCTTTACTGATGAGCCTACGGACACCAAATCAAATAAAGTCACCATTTGACATGATCGATACTACCTAACATTTACAATTCGCCAAAAATACAACATTTCAAGATGCAATATTCAAATAAGCCAAAGATGATGAAACAAAGATTGACATTCAGCAACACACCTGCATATATCACTAAGCATTTTGAGTCTCCTTTGCCAACTCAGCTTCTTTTTCAGCCCACTTGCATGGATTAAATAATACAGTGAACCCATCTCCATAAATTCAGTAACTAGGGAGAGACGTGGAGGTGTTGTGCACGCACCAAGGAATAATATAACTACATGAAGAAGACAATGTGCTTTTGCTAACAAACATTTGACAGTAGAGAAAGAAACAGTAAGTTAGGCAGGATGATTACCATTTGGGTGGCGAATCCGGCTGTGGGATAGAAAAGGAATCATTAGAAACTGAATATGTCACATTCCCCTTACAAAGGATGTCATTTTCACAACAGACTCAAAACATCAGAGGTATAACAAATATATTACCTCAAGATAGATATTTCGTTGCAGAAATCTTCAATATTTTCAGCAGTTGGATCTTGTTCCAGAAATACTTTGATCCCAACATCTAAACCATTCCAGGTGCCACGAAAAACTTCACCAAAGAATCCTAATGCACGAGGAAGAAGATAAAATAGTCTTCAACAGAGCTGAGAGGTAAATAGAGGGTAGAGTGTTCTGAAAACAAATAAAGTACTTTGCAAAGCACGTGTAATgagaataaatttaaaactacatATCAACTAGTGAGTCTCAATTTGAGAGCAGAAACTTTATACCTAACCATCCTGTAGAGTTTGTTGAgttaaaaaaaagattaaaaaaatggtTACGCACACATCTCTATGGAGCACAAAGTTCTTGAGGTGCAGGACATGCAACTATAAAGATGGTTCCAAATATGACAACAAATACTTCTGCTTCTACTTCAATCCACACCAAATTCATGCTTCACTAAAGCTAATCTAAGAACATTCATACATACATACGTACCAATTCCTACACGAGCTCCGATGGTTAATTCAGAAAAATCAATATTCCATTCTTCGAACGGTAGCAGTGGCTGGTTCAGGAACTTTGAAGACTCAAGCACTTTATTAAATGTTGACATCATATCAGGACTCGAACAAATTTCTGAGGTGTCACTCATAAGATAACCTTTCTTGGAAAATCGTTGAGGCGAAGAAGGCAAAGAGATTGCCTTTTGAGAGTGTAATTGTTTCAGGGGAAGATTATATGTCAATGGCTTTTGACCATATAGACCATCATGTGGATCCGGATTGAACCTTGACACCTGGAAATGAAAGATGGCCATTATATAACAAATCCAACTACCAACATAGAGGTTGAAGATAAATAGTGGGGCACGTATACATATTCATGCAAAAGCGACAAGTCTATTAAAGGCAACACTGGCCATACGTTTAAACATAAAGCAGAAAATATGGAAAGCATGCGGAGTAAGTATTCTGCCATCATTTTGAAGATCATAGTTTGTAATATTTTCCAAAGAAAAGCAAAACTTTGAAAGGTATGTAGCTATTTTTAATATATCCTTAAACTGCTAAAAACCCATTAGACCCATGTTGAATTTAATGAACAGGAAATGTTATccgaaaatgaaagaaaaggagaataaaTTGCCACAGAAAGGAAATATTCCACTATAAAGTTCAGCATTTCTCaaactacaaataaagaaatttaGTCACTGCAGATAAATTGCTTTATTACTCTTTTATCACCAACTGTTTACTGGGTTAACTACACTAATTAGTGTAAAGGAATAAAAAAGGTAAAGGTTCTTACACTTCCTCGGTCTGAGTAGTCTTCTTGTTCACTCGCGGAACAACTATAAGACGAAGCTACTTGTTCCTCTGGATGACGATTTCTCTTGAGTGTTTCATTCATCTCACGAACAGCCCTGAATTCAAACTTTGATGACCATGTAAGAACATTCCCATGCAGAATCGCAACATTATCAAGGCAA
This region includes:
- the LOC121744737 gene encoding probable serine/threonine-protein kinase SIS8 isoform X3, encoding MEETTDDTRLVEGSVHNAQWWPSGLIDKLRVISLASPDETSSSKSKCQLDCGSPALHLASQILWDTGKLAEPIPDGFYFVYPERRFKELFDTIPSIDELQALDADGLRPNVILVDARKDKKLSMLKQLAVTLVRGLNPNPAAITKKLAGLVCDFFKRPKLEPDHVRGALEAVSHALDSQGIHMLGHVKHGSCHSKAILFKVLADTVGLECMLMVGLDREGVIQRSDAYRHLSAIVVLNSIEYLVDLARSPGKLVPCSAKAVLLSHLSAGESDSAENDSYDSPIEPNSPVRAFSDQTEVEGPEHPFFRGHGRSLLGDCRHSFQEYENDNNASRSVGASPIEARRRRRRCISMVPEIGDDIVRAVREMNETLKRNRHPEEQVASSYSCSASEQEDYSDRGSVSRFNPDPHDGLYGQKPLTYNLPLKQLHSQKAISLPSSPQRFSKKGYLMSDTSEICSSPDMMSTFNKVLESSKFLNQPLLPFEEWNIDFSELTIGARVGIGFFGEVFRGTWNGLDVGIKVFLEQDPTAENIEDFCNEISILSRIRHPNVILFLGACTTPPRLSLVTEFMEMGSLYYLIHASGLKKKLSWQRRLKMLSDICRGLTSIHRMNVVHRDLKSANCLVNKHWVVKICDFGLSRKLITRPMKDSSSAGTPEWMAPELIRNEPFTEKCDIFSLGVIMWELCTLKRPWEGIPSVQVVYAVGHDRQTLEIPEGPLGKLISDCWAEPDERPSCQEILSRLQECELLLCY
- the LOC121744737 gene encoding serine/threonine-protein kinase EDR1-like isoform X2 codes for the protein MEETTDDTRLVEGSVHNAQWWPSGLIDKLRVISLASPDETSSSKSKCQLDCGSPALHLASQILWDTGKLAEPIPDGFYFVYPERRFKELFDTIPSIDELQALDADGLRPNVILVDARKDKKLSMLKQLAVTLVRGLNPNPAAITKKLAGLVCDFFKRPKLEPDHVRGALEAVSHALDSQGIHMLGHVKHGSCHSKAILFKVLADTVGLECMLMVGLDREGVIQRSDAYRHLSAIVVLNSIEYLVDLARSPGKLVPCSAKAVLLSHLSAGESDSAENDSYDSPIEPNSPVRAFSDQTEVEGLSHSEPNSFWRRSRKKTIAEQRTASSSPEHPFFRGHGRSLLGDCRHSFQEYENDNNASRSVGASPIEARRRRRRCISMVPEIGDDIVRAVREMNETLKRNRHPEEQVASSYSCSASEQEDYSDRGSVSRFNPDPHDGLYGQKPLTYNLPLKQLHSQKAISLPSSPQRFSKKGYLMSDTSEICSSPDMMSTFNKVLESSKFLNQPLLPFEEWNIDFSELTIGARVGIGFFGEVFRGTWNGLDVGIKVFLEQDPTAENIEDFCNEISILSRIRHPNVILFLGACTTPPRLSLVTEFMEMGSLYYLIHASGLKKKLSWQRRLKMLSDICRGLTSIHRMNVVHRDLKSANCLVNKHWVVKICDFGLSRKLITRPMKDSSSAGTPEWMAPELIRNEPFTEKCDIFSLGVIMWELCTLKRPWEGIPSVQVVYAVGHDRQTLEIPEGPLGKLISDCWAEPDERPSCQEILSRLQECELLLC